From the Devosia sp. FJ2-5-3 genome, the window GGCGGAAAACGATGATGGGGGGCGCGGTACGCTTGCCGCGCCCTCGAGTGGCCGCTTTGCATGAGGCTTAAGCGCCGCCGGGACACTGGTGGACTGACAAGTCCTGCTAGGCGCTTAGGAACATGCTCCTATCCGAAATTGGCCAGATCCTGCACGCCGCGGTGGAAGCGGGCGAGCTTGGCGTAAAAATCTTCGAGAATGTAGCGGATGTCGATCGAGTCATAGACCTTGATCGGACGGTTCTGCCCATTGTGTATGTAATGCATGTGCGGGCTGAACTCGGGAGCAGGGCGCCACTCGTAGGTGCCGCCCATCGGGTTGAGGATCACCGACAGCGATGGTGTATCGCCGAGCGAACGGTGCTCGATCGGGCCCTGATGGACGCGAAGGTTCCAGTCGATCAGCTGGTCTACGAGATATTTGCCGATCGGGCCCTTGTCCTCGCAGCGCTCCTGCAATTCGGCATAGCTCACCGACATCATACGATAGACGGTGGACGGGATCTGCCAGACCTGAACGTTTGAGCGCATCACCACATTGGCGGCGGCAATGTCGTTCATCAGGTTGAATTCGCGACCGCCCGAGGGCCAGACGCCGCCGCCGATCCAGACGCAGATAACATTGCGCTCGTTGAGCCGAGGCTCCATCAGAATGGCCGAGGCCATGTCGGTCAGCGGGCCGAGGAAGGCAACATAGAGCGGACGGTCGTCGTCCTTCATCGCCTCGTCGATGATCATCTGGGCGCCGGGCGAGGGCACGGCGGTCTGCTCATCCGGCAGGGCTTTTGGTGCGCCATTGGCGACCGGGATGCGGCCTTCGAGGTCCATCAGCTTGAGCAGATGATCGATCTCGACGCGGCTGTCCTCCATTGAGGTCTTCGAGCGGTGATCGCCGAAATGGGCGGCGATGATGCCGTGGAAGTCGAAGGTCGGGGTCAGGAGCGCATGAACGATGGTGAACTGGTCGTCAGCTTCGTTCTTGGCGTCTGTGTTGAGGATCAGACGGGCGCGTTTTTCGCGGGGAAGACTGGTCATTCCTGCTCTCCAAGTGCGCCGAAGAGGGCCTTCTGCGCGATTTTCATGGCGCCGATGGCGTCGTGGCGGCTCTGGGCTTCCTGCAGGGCGTCGAAGTCCAGTCGATCAAGACCCTTTGCGGCGGCCTTGAGGAAATCGATGGCATGGGTCGCGGTGGCGACGCTGTCCTCGCGGAACGGGAACTGGTCGAGCTGCCAGACGCCTTCCCACTTGTTCTTCTTGAGCACGTAGAAGAACTCGAAGAGCTCGAGCGGGTGGAGGCTGCCGGCGACGAGATCGTCGTCCCAAGCGCGATAATTGTCGTTCACGTCCATGCCGAAAAGACGGCCGTGATCGATGGCAAGCTGGGCCGAGTCAGCCGCCGATTCCCCACCCATGATGGCGTGGCCGAAGTCGAGCAGGATGCCGACGTTCGGCAGGCCGATCTTCTCGATGCCCAGAATGGTGCGGGCGACCGAACCAAAGCTCATGCGCACGCGAGGCTCGCGCGGCTTGTATTCGATGACGAATTTGAGGTCCGGATTTTCCGATGCGAGCTGGCCGACGCCGTCGAGCGAACGCTGCCACTGGGTCGAATAATCGACCTGGAAGGGATAGTCCCAGCCGTCCTGGCCGGGCCACAGCTTGACGTAGTCGGCCTTGTGGAAGCGGACCACGTCGCAGGCGGCGGTGATGAGCTCATGCGCCTTGCGGCGGATACCGGCGTCCGGGTTGGTGAACGCGCCCTTGACGAAGTCGCGGGTATAGATTTCCGGCGTAATGCCGATGACCGACAGATTGTTGCGATCGAGCGCCGTCTTGATCTGGGCGTCGGAGAACTCGCCGCCAAAATAGGGCCAGTTGAGATCGACGACCGAAAGGTCCTTCACCTGGCCGGCAATGTCGATAGCCTCGATGATGTTGCGCGGCAGGCCGTAGCCGTCGGTGGCATAGCGGTCGAGGTAAGTGGCAAAGTGCCAGATACCGGCGCCGAAGCGGGGTGTGGTCATGGGGTTCCTCCGGAATTCTGTAGATCGTGTTGGCCGTTTGCCAGCGTCTGCTGAATAGCGGACTGCCAGCGCTGGCGATGGTTTTTGCGCTTGTCGTCGTCCATCGCCGGGAAGAAGTGACCGGCAGCGGGCACGCCGGGCATGGAAATGCCAAGAGACGAGAAGGCGAGGGCGGCGGCGCCCAGGGCGCTCACCTCGGGCGCTGCGGCAACGGCAACCGGGCGGCCCAGAATGTCGGACTGGAACTGCATCAAGAGGCCATTGCGCGAAGCCCCGCCATCGGCGCGCAACTGGCCGAGCGCCTCGCCCATATCGGCTTCCATGGCCGAATAGACGTCCGACACCTGGAAGGCGATGGCTTCGAGGGCGGCCCGTGCCAGATGCGCCGGTTTGGTGCCGAGCGAGAGGCCGGTGATAGTGCCGCGTGCATCGGATCGCCAGTAGGGCGCGCCAAGGCCCACGAGTGCCGGCACAAAGGCCACGCCATTGCTGTCGTCAACGGTTTCGGCCAGTGCCGACAGCGCAGCCGCGTCGGCAAGGCCGAGCAGTTCGGCGGCAAAGGCGGCGGTCTGCCCGGACACCGAAATATTGCCCTCAAGCGCGTGGAACACCGTGCCACCCTGACTCCAGGCTATGGTGCTGGAAATACCATGGCTAGAGCGGACGCGGCTAGGCGTCAGCGCCATAAGCGAGGTGCCGGTGCCATAGGTAGCCTTCACGGTGCCGGGCGTGCGCACGCCATGACCGAAAAGGGCAGCGTGGGAATCGCCGATCATGGCGAGGATGGGCGTGCCGGCGGGCAGGGCGGTCGCGCCCTCGGCCGTTTCGCCAAAGCGCGTGTCGGAGAATTTCACCTCGGCGAGCATGGACTGCGGCACTTCAAAGAGCGCGCAGAGCTCTGCGTCCCAGCTCAGGGTTTCGGTGTTGAAGAGCTGCGTGCGCGAGGCATTCGAATGATCTGTCGCATGCACCGCGCCGCCGGTGAGCGACCACAACAGCCAACTATCCACCGTGCCGACCCTAAGCTCTCCCTCTTCAGCGCGAGCCCGCGCGCCGGGGGTGTTATCGAGCAACCAGGCGATCTTTGCGGCCGGGAAAAGCGGGTCGAGGGCGAGGCCGGTTCTGGCTTCGATGGTCTCGGCATGGCCTTCGGCGCGCAAGGCGTCGCACTTGGGGGCCGAGCGGCGGCATTGCCAGATGATGCAGGGGCCGATCGGTTGGCCGGTTTCGGCGTCCCAGACGACGATGGACTCGCGCTGGTTCGAAATCCCGATACCGACGATCTCGGCATCACCCGCCTTGGCGACGACTTCGGCGATGACCGCTTTCACACCATCCACCAGCGCCGTCGCCGATTGCTCAGCCCAGCCGGGTTGCGGATAGGTGACGATGTTCGGCACCGACGCCTGGTGGTGCACAGTTCCGGCAGCATCGACGAGCAGTGCCTTGGTGTTGGTAGTGCCCTGGTCGATGGCGAGGATGAGGCCGGGAACGGTCATTTCTTGCGGGCGATAGTCTGGCGCACGGCGTCACCAATGCCGGCTTCATTGAGCCCGAAATTGTCGAACAGCCACTCGGCCGAGCCGGTCGGCACGAAGCCGGGGAAGCCGAGAATGCGCATGGGCACTGGATTGGTGGTGCTCACCACTTCGGCAATGGCGCCGCCGAGACCGCCGCGGACGGAGTGCTCTTCGACAGTGACGATGGCGCCGGTGTCGATGGCGGCAGCAATAGCCTCATCATCGAGCGGGTTGACGGTCGACATGTTGGCGACGCGGACCGAAATGCCCTCCGCGGCAAGCGTCTTGGCCGCCGCGACGGCGCGGTGGACGGTGGTGCCGCTCGCGATGATGGTGGCGTCCGAACCCTCAACCAGCGTTTCGGCCTTGCCGATCTCGAATCTTGCCCCGGCGGGACGCTCCAGTGCCGGCACGGCCATGCGGCTGACGCGGACGAACACCGGGCCGTCATGATCGGCGGCGGCCTTGATCGCCTCCGCCGTCTCCCACGGGTCAGCCGGCACGATCAGCTTGAGATTGGTGAAGAGGCGCAGCCAGGCGAGGTCTTCGATCGAATGGTGGGTCGGGCCGAGCTCGCCATAGGCGACGCCGCTCGACTGGCCGATGAGCTTCACATTGACATTGGAATAGGCAATGTCGGCCTTGACCTGTTCCAGCGCGCGGCCGGTGATGAAGCACGAGGCAGCCGAAACGAACGGGATTTTGCCGCCATTGGCGAGACCGGCACCGACAGCCACCAGCGTCTGTTCGGCAATGCCGACATTGACCATGCGCTCTGGGAATTTCTTGCGGAAGCCACCCAGCTTGGACGAGCCGACGCTGTCGCTGACCACGGTGACGATGCGCGGATCGGCTGCGGCCAAGGCCTCGATGGTCGAGGCAAAGCTGTCGCGGCAATCAAAGAGACCGGCTTTTGCAGGGGCAGTAGCGCTCATCAGACCAACTCCGCCATGGCTTGCTCAAACTGTTCCGTGTTGGGCACGCCATGATGCCAGGCGACATTGTCGTGCATGAAGCTGACGCCCTTGCCCTTGAAGGTATTGGCAATGATGCAGAGCGGCTTGCCGCGACCCTTGGGCGA encodes:
- a CDS encoding nucleoside hydrolase, whose protein sequence is MTSLPREKRARLILNTDAKNEADDQFTIVHALLTPTFDFHGIIAAHFGDHRSKTSMEDSRVEIDHLLKLMDLEGRIPVANGAPKALPDEQTAVPSPGAQMIIDEAMKDDDRPLYVAFLGPLTDMASAILMEPRLNERNVICVWIGGGVWPSGGREFNLMNDIAAANVVMRSNVQVWQIPSTVYRMMSVSYAELQERCEDKGPIGKYLVDQLIDWNLRVHQGPIEHRSLGDTPSLSVILNPMGGTYEWRPAPEFSPHMHYIHNGQNRPIKVYDSIDIRYILEDFYAKLARFHRGVQDLANFG
- a CDS encoding TIM barrel protein, with translation MTTPRFGAGIWHFATYLDRYATDGYGLPRNIIEAIDIAGQVKDLSVVDLNWPYFGGEFSDAQIKTALDRNNLSVIGITPEIYTRDFVKGAFTNPDAGIRRKAHELITAACDVVRFHKADYVKLWPGQDGWDYPFQVDYSTQWQRSLDGVGQLASENPDLKFVIEYKPREPRVRMSFGSVARTILGIEKIGLPNVGILLDFGHAIMGGESAADSAQLAIDHGRLFGMDVNDNYRAWDDDLVAGSLHPLELFEFFYVLKKNKWEGVWQLDQFPFREDSVATATHAIDFLKAAAKGLDRLDFDALQEAQSRHDAIGAMKIAQKALFGALGEQE
- the glpK gene encoding glycerol kinase GlpK, which codes for MTVPGLILAIDQGTTNTKALLVDAAGTVHHQASVPNIVTYPQPGWAEQSATALVDGVKAVIAEVVAKAGDAEIVGIGISNQRESIVVWDAETGQPIGPCIIWQCRRSAPKCDALRAEGHAETIEARTGLALDPLFPAAKIAWLLDNTPGARARAEEGELRVGTVDSWLLWSLTGGAVHATDHSNASRTQLFNTETLSWDAELCALFEVPQSMLAEVKFSDTRFGETAEGATALPAGTPILAMIGDSHAALFGHGVRTPGTVKATYGTGTSLMALTPSRVRSSHGISSTIAWSQGGTVFHALEGNISVSGQTAAFAAELLGLADAAALSALAETVDDSNGVAFVPALVGLGAPYWRSDARGTITGLSLGTKPAHLARAALEAIAFQVSDVYSAMEADMGEALGQLRADGGASRNGLLMQFQSDILGRPVAVAAAPEVSALGAAALAFSSLGISMPGVPAAGHFFPAMDDDKRKNHRQRWQSAIQQTLANGQHDLQNSGGTP
- a CDS encoding transketolase C-terminal domain-containing protein, whose translation is MSATAPAKAGLFDCRDSFASTIEALAAADPRIVTVVSDSVGSSKLGGFRKKFPERMVNVGIAEQTLVAVGAGLANGGKIPFVSAASCFITGRALEQVKADIAYSNVNVKLIGQSSGVAYGELGPTHHSIEDLAWLRLFTNLKLIVPADPWETAEAIKAAADHDGPVFVRVSRMAVPALERPAGARFEIGKAETLVEGSDATIIASGTTVHRAVAAAKTLAAEGISVRVANMSTVNPLDDEAIAAAIDTGAIVTVEEHSVRGGLGGAIAEVVSTTNPVPMRILGFPGFVPTGSAEWLFDNFGLNEAGIGDAVRQTIARKK